One Rattus norvegicus strain BN/NHsdMcwi chromosome 18, GRCr8, whole genome shotgun sequence DNA segment encodes these proteins:
- the Chn3 gene encoding N-chimaerin, protein MGTFRLNSMCAAPPRCHLPSAAGARSAGQHGSTMALTLFDTDEYRPPVRKSYLYQLQQEAPHPRRITCTCKVENRPKYYGREFHGMISREETDQLLSVAEGSYLIRESQQQPGMYTLALRFESQTRNFRLYYDGKHFVGDKRFESIHDLVTDGLNTLYIETKTAEYIAKMTINPIYEHIGYTTLHRGPAYKQHMAVLKKTHDKKKATGQNEVSDKRLTSLVRRATLKENEQIPKYEKVHNFKVRMFRGSHWCEYCANFMWGLIAQRVKCADCGLNVHKQCSKMVANDCKPDLKHVKKVYSCDLTTLVKAHITKRPMVVDMCIREIESRGLKSEGLYRVSGFSDLIEDVKMAFDRDGEKADISVNVYEDINIITGALKLYFKDLPIPLITYDAYPKFIESVKIMDPDEQLETLHEALRSLPPAHCETLRYLMAHLKRVTLHEKENLMSAENLGIVFGPTLMRSPELDPMAALTDIRYQRLVVELLIKNEDIFNLEF, encoded by the coding sequence ATGGGAACTTTTCGTTTAAATTCTATGTGTGCCGCCCCGCCGAGGTGCCATCTGCCTTCTGCTGCGGGAGCTAGGAGCGCCGGGCAGCACGGCTCCACCATGGCCCTGACCCTGTTCGATACAGATGAATATAGACCTCCTGTTCGGAAATCTTACTTATACCAGCTGCAGCAGGAAGCCCCTCACCCTCGAAGGATCACCTGCACTTGCAAGGTAGAAAACAGACCAAAGTATTATGGAAGAGAGTTTCATGGTATGATCTCTAGAGAAGAAACTGACCAGCTCCTGAGTGTGGCTGAGGGGAGCTACCTCATCCGTGAGAGCCAGCAGCAGCCTGGAATGTACACTTTGGCTTTAAGATTTGAAAGTCAGACTAGAAACTTCAGGCTGTACTATGATGGAAAGCACTTTGTTGGGGACAAACGCTTTGAGTCCATCCACGATCTGGTGACTGATGGCTTGAATACTCTCTATATTGAAACCAAGACAGCAGAATACATTGCCAAGATGACGATAAACCCAATTTATGAGCACATAGGATACACAACCTTACACAGAGGGCCAGCATACAAACAGCACATGGCAGTCCTGAAAAAGACACACGATAAGAAAAAGGCTACAGGCCAGAATGAGGTGTCAGACAAAAGGTTGACATCACTTGTTAGAAGAGCAACtctgaaagaaaatgaacaaattccAAAATATGAGAAGGTTCACAATTTCAAGGTTCGTATGTTCCGAGGGTCACACTGGTGTGAATATTGTGCCAACTTCATGTGGGGCCTCATTGCTCAGAGAGTGAAATGTGCAGATTGTGGGTTGAATGTTCACAAGCAGTGTTCCAAGATGGTCGCCAATGACTGTAAGCCAGACCTGAAGCACGTGAAGAAGGTGTACAGCTGTGACCTAACAACGCTCGTGAAAGCTCACATCACCAAGCGGCCAATGGTGGTAGACATGTGCATCAGGGAGATTGAGTCCAGAGGTCTGAAATCTGAAGGACTCTACCGAGTGTCGGGATTTAGTGACCTAATTGAAGACGTCAAGATGGCTTTTGATAGAGACGGTGAAAAGGCAGATATTTCTGTGAACGTGTATGAGGACATCAACATTATCACTGGGGCACTTAAACTGTACTTCAAGGACCTGCCAATTCCCCTCATCACCTACGATGCCTACCCCAAGTTCATAGAGTCCGTCAAAATTATGGACCCTGATGAGCAATTGGAGACCCTTCATGAAGCACTCAGATCTCTGCCGCCGGCCCACTGCGAGACGCTTCGGTACCTCATGGCACACCTCAAGAGAGTGACCCTTCACGAGAAGGAGAATCTGATGAGTGCAGAGAACCTTGGGATTGTGTTTGGTCCAACCCTCATGAGATCACCAGAGTTAGACCCCATGGCCGCCCTGACTGACATACGCTATCAGAGACTGGTGGTGGAGCTGCTTATcaaaaatgaagacatttttaatttagagttttga